One Actinospica robiniae DSM 44927 genomic region harbors:
- a CDS encoding SigE family RNA polymerase sigma factor yields the protein MAARWPSLVRLAYGLTGDRGLAEDLAQTTLANVYASWSRVSRVEDRDAYVYRILVNANNGRFRKRRVLEHFVGDAPAVEHASSADTPGSADEIEASERRTVLRAALMDLPPKQRAAVLLRYFGDLSEAQTAAVLGCSVGTVKSQTSVALAKLRTSPHLLEGGAK from the coding sequence ATGGCCGCACGCTGGCCGTCGCTGGTGCGCCTGGCCTACGGGCTCACCGGCGACCGCGGGCTGGCCGAGGACCTGGCGCAGACCACGTTGGCCAACGTGTACGCGTCCTGGTCGCGGGTGAGCCGCGTGGAGGACCGGGACGCCTACGTCTACCGGATCCTGGTCAACGCCAACAACGGCCGGTTCCGCAAGCGGCGGGTCCTCGAGCACTTCGTCGGCGACGCGCCGGCGGTCGAGCACGCCTCGTCGGCCGACACGCCCGGCTCGGCGGACGAGATCGAGGCCTCGGAGCGCCGCACGGTACTGCGAGCGGCCCTGATGGACCTGCCGCCCAAGCAGCGCGCGGCAGTGCTGCTGCGCTATTTCGGCGATCTGAGCGAGGCGCAGACCGCGGCCGTGCTCGGGTGTTCCGTCGGCACCGTGAAGAGCCAGACCTCGGTCGCGCTGGCCAAGCTGCGCACCAGCCCGCATCTGCTGGAAGGGGGAGCGAAGTGA
- a CDS encoding acyl-CoA dehydrogenase family protein, with protein sequence MSASFDPRDPLGIDDLLSPEDLAIRDTVRDWCAERVLPHIAQWFEDGELPTVRELARELGRIGALGMHLEGYGCAGASAVQYGLACVELEAADSGLRSLVSVQGSLAMYAIHRWGSAEQKEHWLPAMAAGEVIGCFGLTEPDHGSDPASMRSSAKRDGADWVLRGRKMWITNGSVAGVAIVWAQTEDGVRGFVVPTDAPGFSAPEIKHKGSLRASVTSELVLEDVRLPGDAALPEVVGLRGPLSCLNQARYGIVWGALGAARSCVEAARGYSMTREQFGRPLAGFQLTQAKLADMSLELNKGLLLALHLGRRMDAGTLRPEQVSYGKLNSVREALAIAHTARTILGANGISYEYPVMRHAANLESVLTYEGTPEMHQLVIGKALTGADAFR encoded by the coding sequence ATGTCTGCCTCCTTCGACCCCCGCGACCCGCTCGGCATCGACGACCTGCTGAGCCCGGAGGATCTCGCGATCCGCGACACCGTGCGCGACTGGTGCGCCGAGCGCGTCCTGCCGCACATCGCGCAGTGGTTCGAGGACGGCGAGCTGCCGACGGTGCGCGAGCTGGCCCGCGAGCTCGGCCGGATCGGCGCGCTCGGCATGCACCTGGAGGGCTACGGCTGCGCCGGCGCGTCCGCGGTGCAGTACGGCCTGGCCTGCGTCGAGCTCGAGGCGGCGGACTCCGGCCTGCGCTCGCTGGTCTCGGTGCAGGGCTCGCTCGCGATGTACGCCATCCACCGCTGGGGCTCGGCCGAACAGAAAGAGCACTGGCTGCCCGCGATGGCCGCGGGCGAGGTGATCGGCTGCTTCGGCCTGACCGAGCCGGACCACGGCTCCGACCCGGCCTCGATGCGCAGCTCGGCCAAGCGCGACGGCGCCGACTGGGTGCTGCGCGGCCGGAAGATGTGGATCACCAACGGTTCCGTGGCCGGCGTCGCGATCGTCTGGGCGCAGACCGAGGACGGCGTGCGCGGCTTCGTGGTGCCGACGGACGCGCCGGGCTTCTCCGCGCCCGAGATCAAGCACAAGGGCTCCCTGCGCGCCTCCGTGACCAGCGAGCTCGTGCTCGAGGACGTCCGGCTGCCCGGCGACGCCGCGCTGCCCGAGGTGGTCGGCCTGCGCGGGCCGCTCTCCTGCCTCAACCAGGCGCGCTACGGCATCGTCTGGGGCGCGCTGGGCGCCGCGCGCTCGTGCGTCGAAGCCGCGCGCGGCTACAGCATGACGCGGGAGCAGTTCGGCCGCCCCCTCGCCGGATTCCAGCTGACCCAGGCGAAGCTCGCCGACATGTCCCTGGAGCTCAACAAGGGCCTGCTGCTCGCCCTGCATCTCGGCCGCCGGATGGACGCGGGCACGCTGCGTCCCGAGCAGGTCAGCTACGGCAAGCTCAACAGCGTCCGCGAAGCCCTCGCCATCGCCCACACCGCCCGCACCATCCTCGGCGCCAACGGCATCAGCTACGAGTACCCGGTCATGCGCCACGCCGCGAACCTGGAGTCGGTGCTCACCTACGAGGGCACCCCGGAAATGCACCAGCTCGTCATCGGCAAGGCACTGACCGGCGCGGACGCATTCCGTTAG
- a CDS encoding MFS transporter, with protein sequence MTATALAPIAAPRRALERMGQALGKRDFRIWFFSQLLSSSGGLAQAVALSWLILQSTGNAVWLTASTACTFGPTLLLGPWAGALVDRHDRRKLLLITQAVLLAVGLGFSLCSFLGLLPLWVMLVLTACSGLVNTVDAPARQVFVVDLVGKDSVASAVGLWEVALNASRVLGPGVAGALLALSGPTLCFLVNGLSFVAPLLVLLRLKPADSDAPLDASHDASNPPRRQPIRAREGLAYARRSPLIRALLPMSAASGLIFSMGLSLPTLASRALHLGGGGYGALMAAFGIGGLPGALLAASAPVPTPVRVRRLALATAVAILGTAWAPYRPLAFVGMAAVGLTSIWFIASANTLAQLRSDPTMRGRVMSLWGMAMTGTLPLTGLVVTSIGQHVGARWGFSVSAIALSAAVLAGWRALGGDTASTP encoded by the coding sequence ATGACCGCAACCGCCTTAGCGCCTATAGCCGCACCCCGCCGGGCGCTCGAGCGTATGGGCCAGGCACTGGGCAAACGGGACTTCCGGATCTGGTTCTTCAGCCAGCTCCTGTCCTCCTCCGGCGGTCTGGCGCAGGCCGTCGCGCTGTCCTGGCTGATCCTGCAGTCGACCGGCAACGCGGTCTGGCTCACCGCGAGCACGGCGTGCACGTTCGGGCCGACGCTGCTGCTCGGCCCCTGGGCCGGCGCTCTGGTGGACCGGCACGACCGGCGCAAGCTGCTGCTGATCACCCAGGCGGTGCTGCTCGCCGTCGGCCTCGGCTTCAGCCTGTGCTCCTTCCTCGGGCTGCTGCCGCTGTGGGTGATGCTCGTCCTGACGGCCTGTTCCGGGCTGGTCAACACGGTGGACGCGCCGGCCCGGCAGGTGTTCGTGGTCGACCTGGTCGGCAAGGACTCGGTGGCCAGCGCGGTGGGGCTGTGGGAGGTCGCGCTCAACGCCTCCCGGGTGCTCGGGCCGGGCGTGGCCGGCGCGCTGCTCGCGCTGAGCGGGCCGACGCTCTGCTTCCTCGTCAATGGCTTGTCTTTCGTCGCGCCGCTGCTGGTGCTGCTGCGGCTGAAGCCGGCGGACTCGGACGCGCCGCTCGATGCGTCGCACGACGCATCGAACCCGCCGCGCCGGCAGCCGATCCGGGCGCGGGAGGGGCTGGCCTACGCCCGGCGCTCGCCGCTCATCAGGGCCCTGCTGCCGATGAGCGCCGCCAGCGGCCTGATCTTCTCGATGGGCCTGTCCCTGCCCACGCTGGCGAGCCGGGCCTTGCACCTCGGCGGGGGCGGCTACGGCGCGTTGATGGCCGCGTTCGGCATCGGCGGCCTGCCCGGAGCGCTGCTGGCGGCTTCGGCGCCGGTGCCGACCCCGGTGCGGGTGCGCCGGCTGGCGCTGGCGACGGCCGTGGCGATCCTGGGCACGGCCTGGGCGCCGTACCGCCCGCTCGCCTTCGTCGGCATGGCGGCGGTGGGCCTGACCTCGATCTGGTTCATCGCCAGCGCGAACACGCTCGCGCAGCTGCGGTCCGACCCGACCATGCGCGGCCGCGTGATGTCGTTGTGGGGCATGGCCATGACCGGCACGCTGCCGCTGACCGGCCTCGTGGTCACCTCCATCGGCCAGCACGTCGGTGCGCGCTGGGGCTTCAGCGTCTCCGCCATCGCGCTCTCCGCGGCCGTCCTGGCGGGATGGCGGGCGCTGGGCGGCGATACAGCCTCGACCCCGTGA